The bacterium sequence CCGAGCCCCGTGCGGGCATCCATGAGAAAATTCAGCAACACCCATTTCTCCGGCTGGAGAATGTCCCTCTTGAGAAACATGGCGGAGTCGCTCTTGTCCACAGCATCAATCATCTCGTCGGATATCCGCGGGAATTTGGATTTTCCGCCGTAGTAGTTGTAGACGACAGAGGCAGCGGAGAGCGCCTTGGGATTGATGATGTGATTCTCATGTTTTTCCACCCGCTCGGTCTCGCTGAGATGATGGTCGAAGGCGAGATGGACGCCCTCGACGTAGGGCAGATTCGTGGTGATGTCATCGCCGGTGATTTCGATTTTCCCGTCCTGCATGTCCTTGGGGTGCACGAATTTGATCTCATCGATCAAGTCGATTTCCTTCAGCAGGGATGCACAAACCAGCCCGTCGAAATCGCTGCGCGTTACCAGGCGGTATTTCTTCTCGGAAGTCATCATGAAGTCCTCTCTTATGGCCTGCCGGCGAAGTATAAAAACTCGATTCCGCGTGTTATCGTTTCAATATAGCAGTAGTATTGTGATAATTATACAAAATTAAGATAGTGGATCAGTTTGCTTGTTTCTCTTGTCATTCCGAGCGCAGGAGACGGGCCTCCCGGTGGGGGGCCTCCCGGAGACGGGCCTCCCGGAGACGGGCCTCCCGGTGGAGGGCCTCCCGCGAATCGGAGATTCGCCGGGGTGCCCGGCACGAGGAATCTGTTTTTCCACAGCAGATTCCTCAGTCGCTGCGCTCCTTCGGAATGACACCATGGGTCCATTGTGCAAATTGACCCACGGCCAAAATTAGCCAGAGATTCAACTTTTCCTCAATCCAACCCAGGAGTAAGGGGGCCATGAAAGAGAAGACCGGCGTCATCCGCGTCCTGTTGGCCAAGGTCGGGCTCGACGGTCACGACCGCGGCGTCAAGGTGGTGGCCAGGTGCCTGCGCGATGCGGGCATGGAGGTGATCTATACCGGCCTCCACCGATCGGCAGAAGAAGTAGTGGAGGCCGCCGTCCAGGAGGATGTGGATGTGCTCGGGATCAGCCTGCTCTCCGGTGCCCACATGACGCTCATTCCGCACATTCTCGACATGCTGAAAGAGCGCGACGCCGCGGATATCGTCGTGGTCGCCGGCGGCGTGATGCCGGATGATGACGTGGCCGAGCTGAAAAGAAAGGGCGTCAGCGAAGTTCTTTTGCAGGACACCCCGCCCGCGGCCATCGTCGAAACCTTGAGACGGCTTGTTGCCGATCGCGGCCCCCGCTAGGCAAAGCCCTTTACCGCAGGAGAAAGCACCGAAGTGGAATTTTGGTCTTTTCCGCCCCGCTACGATCCGGACTATGTGCCGGACCCCTCCAGCCGGTACTGGCTCCCGGGGCGCGAGACCATGCCCGCCGGCGAGCGCGAAGAGGCCATCGTCAAGCGGCTGGGCGAGGTGATGAGATACGCCTACGCCCACGCGCCCTTCTACCGGCGCAAGTGGGACGAGGCGGGGATTCACCCCGACCACATCCGCTCGCTCGAGGATTTCGAGCGGGTGCCGGTCGTGACCAAGGCCGAACTCCGCGAATCCCAGGAGAGGGCCAAGCCCTTCGGCGATTATCTGTGCATCCCCGAGTCGGAAGTGCACCACATCCACGGCACCTCCGGCACCACCGGCCGGCCGACCGTCTTCGCCATCGGCCGGGACGACTGGAACGTTATCGCCAACAACCAGGCACGAGTCATGTGGGGCATGGGTATCCGGCCGGGGGATGTGGTCTTCATCGCCGCCATCTTCAGCCTCTACATGGGCTCTTGGGGGACGCTCCTCGGCGCCGAGCGGCTGCGCGCCAAGTGCTTTCCCTTCGGGGCCGGGGCAGCGGGCATGACGGCGCGGGCCGCCATGTGGCTGAACCTCTCGAAGCCCACCGCCTTCTACGGCACCCCCTCCTATGCGCTCCATCTGGCCGAGGTCGCCGGCGAGGAAGGGCTCGACCCCAGGGACTTCGGGCTCAAGGTGATGTTTTTCTCGGGCGAGCCCGGCGCCTCGGTCCCGAGCATCCGCCAGCGCATCGAGGAAGCCTACGGGGCGCGGGTGATCGACTGCGGCTCCATGGCCGAGATGACGCCGTGGATGAATCTGGCCGGAAGCTACGAGACCGAGGGCATGATGCTCTGGCAGGACATGATCTACACCGAGATCTGCGATCCGGGGAGCTACGCCCGCGTCTCCTACGGCAGCCGGGGCACGCCCGTCTACACCCACCTGGAGCGCACCTCCCAGCCGATGATCCGCCTGGTCTCGGGCGATCTCACCCACTGGGAGGCGGGACCGGGCCCCTGCGGGCGCACCTACCCGCGCCTCCCCAACGGCATATACGGGCGCATCGACGACATGTTCACCATCCGGGGGGAGAACATCTACCCCAGCGCCATCGATTCGGTGATTAACGAGATACCGGACTACGGCGGCGAGCACCGCATCATCATCACCCGCGAGGGTGCCATGGACGAGCTGCTGGTGCGCATGGACGCGAAGGAAGCCGTCTACGAAGCGGGCGAGGAGGCCCTCGGGCAGCTGCGCCGCAGGGCGGAGAGCGATCTCCAGCGGGTGCTGGGCGTCCGTGCCCGGGTCGAGGTGGTGGAGCCGGGGGCAATCCCGCGTACCGACTTCAAGGCGCGGCGGGTAGTGGACGACCGCGATCTCTTCCGTTCGCTTCAGCAGAAGATGGAGCGCTAGCCCGTGGCCCTCACTCCTTCGAACGATCTGGTCTCCGAGGTCCTCGCCGGCCGCGTGCGGGGAATCGCACGGATGATGTCGCGGGCCGAGGCGGGCGCGCCAGAGTGCCGCCCCGCCCTGGCCGAGATATACCGCCACACCGGCAAGGCGCACGTTGTGGGTCTGACGGGGGTCCCCGGGAGCGGCAAGTCCACCCTTGCCCGCTCGCTCGCCCGGGCCATCCGGGAGAGCAACCGCAAGGTGGGCATCGTTGCCGTCGATCCCTCGAGCCCTTTCTCGGGCGGAGCCATCCTGGGCGATCGCGTGCGCATGAACGAGCTCGCCTCAGACCCCGGCGTCTTCATCCGCAGCATGGCCACGCGCGGAGTGATGGGCGGCCTGGCCCAGGCCAGCCTGGATGCCGTAGACATTCTGGACGCCGCCGGCTTCGATGTGGTGCTGGTGGAAACCGTCGGCGTCGGTCAGGATGAGGTGGATATCGTGCAGGCCGCCCATACGGTGATCGTGGTCTCGGCGCCCGGCCTGGGGGATGAGATTCAATCCATCAAGGCCGGCATCCTGGAGATCGCCGACATCCACGCGGTCAGCAAGTGCGACCGCCCCGACGCGAACAAGGTACTCAACGATTTGAAGGCCATGCTGGCCCTCGACACCGCCATCGGCAAGAAGTCGGACTGGGCGGTTCCCGTCCTGCCGACGAGCGCCGAGCGAAATGAGGGGATCGGCGATTTGCTATCGGCGATCATTGATCACAAAGCCCACCTGGAGGAGTCGGACGGGGTAGATCGCCGGCGGCGAATCGTCGAGATGCGGATCTTCAAGACCGCAGAAGAAGTCCTGCGAAGCCGTTTCACGGCCCAGCGGGAGGGCAAGCTTTCAGAGGTGATCGAGCGCGTGATGGCGCGCGAGATGGACCCCTATACCGCGGCGATGGATTTGCTCGCCGCCTTCTACAAGGATTGAAGCGATGACAGAGGGAAGCGGCGCTACCGAGAGAGAGGTCCCCGCGCGAATCGAACAGGACGTCCGCGACTGGGAGGCGAACGAGCTGGCTTCCTTCCTCTCCCGCCAGCCCGAGAGCCGGGAGAAATTCGAGACGGCCTCCGGCCTTCCCCTGAAGCGCATCTACACCGCGCTCGATGCGGCGGAAACGCCGATCGAGGACATCGGCCTCCCCGGCCGCTATCCCTTCACACGCGGCCCCTACCCGACCATGTACCGGGGCAGGCTGTGGACCATGCGGCAGATCGCCGGCTTCGGCACGGGAGCCGACACCAACGAGCGCTTCAAGTATCTCATCTCCCAGGGACAGACGGGCCTGTCCACCGATTTCGACATGCCGACCCTCATGGGCTACGACTCCGACCATCCCATGTCGCACGGCGAGGTGGGCCGGGAAGGGGTGGCGGTGGACACCCTGAGCGACATGGAAGCCCTTTTCGATGGCATTGATCTGACCAAGATTTCGGTCTCCATGACGATCAATCCCACCGCCTGGATCCTGCTCGCCATGTACGTCGCCCTCGCGGAGAAGCGCGGCGACGATCTCCACCAACTCTCCGGCACCATTCAGAACGACATCCTGAAGGAGTATATCGCTCAAAAAGAATGGATTTACCCCGTCCGCCCCTCCATGCGAATCGTCCGCGACACCATCCTCTACACGGCGAAGCACATGAAGCGATACAACCCCATCAACATCTCCGGCTATCACATATCGGAGGCGG is a genomic window containing:
- a CDS encoding cobalamin B12-binding domain-containing protein, with product MKEKTGVIRVLLAKVGLDGHDRGVKVVARCLRDAGMEVIYTGLHRSAEEVVEAAVQEDVDVLGISLLSGAHMTLIPHILDMLKERDAADIVVVAGGVMPDDDVAELKRKGVSEVLLQDTPPAAIVETLRRLVADRGPR
- a CDS encoding phenylacetate--CoA ligase family protein, encoding MEFWSFPPRYDPDYVPDPSSRYWLPGRETMPAGEREEAIVKRLGEVMRYAYAHAPFYRRKWDEAGIHPDHIRSLEDFERVPVVTKAELRESQERAKPFGDYLCIPESEVHHIHGTSGTTGRPTVFAIGRDDWNVIANNQARVMWGMGIRPGDVVFIAAIFSLYMGSWGTLLGAERLRAKCFPFGAGAAGMTARAAMWLNLSKPTAFYGTPSYALHLAEVAGEEGLDPRDFGLKVMFFSGEPGASVPSIRQRIEEAYGARVIDCGSMAEMTPWMNLAGSYETEGMMLWQDMIYTEICDPGSYARVSYGSRGTPVYTHLERTSQPMIRLVSGDLTHWEAGPGPCGRTYPRLPNGIYGRIDDMFTIRGENIYPSAIDSVINEIPDYGGEHRIIITREGAMDELLVRMDAKEAVYEAGEEALGQLRRRAESDLQRVLGVRARVEVVEPGAIPRTDFKARRVVDDRDLFRSLQQKMER
- the meaB gene encoding methylmalonyl Co-A mutase-associated GTPase MeaB, whose amino-acid sequence is MALTPSNDLVSEVLAGRVRGIARMMSRAEAGAPECRPALAEIYRHTGKAHVVGLTGVPGSGKSTLARSLARAIRESNRKVGIVAVDPSSPFSGGAILGDRVRMNELASDPGVFIRSMATRGVMGGLAQASLDAVDILDAAGFDVVLVETVGVGQDEVDIVQAAHTVIVVSAPGLGDEIQSIKAGILEIADIHAVSKCDRPDANKVLNDLKAMLALDTAIGKKSDWAVPVLPTSAERNEGIGDLLSAIIDHKAHLEESDGVDRRRRIVEMRIFKTAEEVLRSRFTAQREGKLSEVIERVMAREMDPYTAAMDLLAAFYKD